In Glycine max cultivar Williams 82 chromosome 7, Glycine_max_v4.0, whole genome shotgun sequence, a single window of DNA contains:
- the LOC100306138 gene encoding UPF0481 protein At3g47200, producing the protein MTHANNTSGASLSETEYEMVKHIIDIPDLEELRLSECSIYKVPYNLRKVNEEAYTPQWISIGPIHLNKQELKPMQEHKKRYFHCFWERVSNEQAMKSFKRHLEMKEDHIRRCYADKFSYIPKEKFVDMMLLDAVFIMELLLRNCEWKSNSSKHEHDYKQTKSFRVRHSDDLILTQSWLSRNITRDMILIENQIPFSVLQKLYDDVVPADNKKEEHSAGFVDLAIEYFAFYDTQMSSSDETKRVLDKNRSRKNYFSGALLSSKKPYNKSKSKDRYSKSTKHFTDLIRYFYLPSDWLRSSGCALHVLRTATKLQDSGVSFEKDVERRLLDISFDKKPILSSFLCFGCLPYLNHFKARFRIPQLKVDHTTECVFRNLIAFEQCHYPEKPYICNYVSLIDSLIHTQLDVELLVEKEVIVHELGSDKEVAVLVNGLSKHVVANTTCYYETINELNKHYQNIWNRTMAALWLVYFRDPWRASSTLVGIVVLIFAVFQFIRAARAVLGYDKS; encoded by the exons ATGACACATGCTAACAACACTTCTGGTGCTTCACTATCTGAAACCGAATATGAGATGGTGAAACACATCATCGACATTCCAGACCTTGAGGAGCTAAGGTTGTCGGAGTGCAGCATCTACAAGGTTCCTTACAATCTCCGAAAGGTGAACGAGGAAGCCTACACCCCTCAGTGGATCTCAATAGGCCCAATTCACCTCAACAAACAAGAACTCAAGCCAATGCAAGAGCACAAGAAAAGGTACTTCCACTGCTTCTGGGAGCGTGTCTCAAACGAACAAGCCATGAAGAGCTTCAAACGCCACCTCGAAATGAAAGAAGACCATATTCGACGATGCTACGCGGACAAATTCTCCTATATACCGAAGGAGAAGTTCGTGGACATGATGTTGTTGGATGCTGTGTTCATCATGGAGCTCTTGCTGAGGAACTGCGAGTGGAAATCAAACAGTTCCAAGCACGAGCATGATTACAAGCAAACCAAATCGTTTCGAGTGAGACACAGCGATGATCTCATCTTGACACAGTCCTGGCTCAGCAGGAACATCACTAGGGACATGATCCTTATAGAGAATCAAATACCCTTTTCTGTGCTGCAGAAACTCTATGATGATGTTGTCCCTGCTGACAACAAGAAGGAGGAACACTCTGCAGGGTTTGTTGATCTTGCCATCGAGTACTTTGCATTCTATGACACCCAAATGTCTTCTTCTGATGAAACCAAACGTGTTCTTGACAAGAACCGGTCTAGGAAAAACTACTTCAGTGGGGCACTCCTAAGTTCCAAGAAACCTTACAACAAGTCAAAGAGCAAAGATAGGTATAGTAAGAGTACAAAACACTTCACCGATCTGATaag GTACTTTTACCTTCCTAGTGATTGGCTGCGCAGCAGTGGTTGTGCTCTTCATGTTTTAAGAACCGCAACAAAGTTGCAAGACTCAGGAGTGAGCTTTGAGAAAGATGTGGAGAGAAGGTTGCTAGACATATCCTTTGACAAGAAGCCAATTCTGAGTTCCTTTCTTTGCTTTGGTTGCTTGCCATACTTGAACCACTTCAAGGCACGTTTTAGGATCCCCCAGTTGAAGGTGGACCACACAACCGAATGTGTGTTCAGGAACCTCATTGCCTTTGAGCAGTGTCACTATCCTGAGAAGCCCTACATTTGCAACTATGTTTCTCTGATTGACTCTCTTATACACACTCAGCTTGATGTGGAGTTGCTGGTTGAGAAGGAAGTGATTGTGCATGAACTTGGGAGTGATAAGGAAGTGGCGGTTCTCGTTAATGGACTAAGCAAACACGTTGTGGCAAACACAACGTGTTACTACGAGACTATAAATGAACTCAACAAGCACTACCAGAACATCTGGAACCGCACCATGGCAGCGTTGTGGTTGGTGTACTTTAGAGACCCTTGGAGAGCAAGTTCCACTTTGGTGGGGATTGTTGTGCTCATTTTTGCTGTGTTCCAATTCATACGCGCTGCGCGTGCTGTGTTAGGATATGATAAATCTTAG
- the LOC102663276 gene encoding uncharacterized protein, giving the protein MPEHHTRQVTTEKLEEAIRTLNAGQANLDNKVESIHSLLVAKFDSLAERFTAMAIPQHYPASSPAPPPHTIIHRHHMKLDVPRFDGHDALGWIFKISQFFDYQGISDQERLTVAAFYMDGPALSWYQWMARNGFFPSCPAMLQALESRFVPSYYDDPQGALLKLQQTGTVSEYLIDFEHLANRTIGLPPSYLLSCFISGLTPELCREVQALRPLSLPQATELARLQEDKLLDRRRGPRAPPYNPNSLPSNRTPPTTSKVPIKRLTPEEMATRREQGLCYQCDEKWAHGHRCKSRLHILIADEDPEPSPCSISPAVPSDIEMDHTLTPHISLNAMEGTPTPQTFRVLGSLKCHQVVILVDGGSTHNFIQSRVAKFLELPSTPTPVLQVMVGNGHTLDCDTLSRQVPVWIQGHEFTLDLHHLPLCGADLVLGVQWLKLLGPITTNYQTLTMTFSHLGQPITLNADAPPTPSSASAHQLKRLTQTQGISALFLLTTTSLQSSPPSSSSPAPISPVITSVLNRYSHIFAEPTQLPPPRNIQHHIHLFPQASPINVRPYRYPHYQKTEIERQISAMLEANLIQPSHSPFSSPILLVKNKDGSWRCCVDYRALNAVTVKDRFPMPTIDELLDDLGQASCFSKLDLR; this is encoded by the coding sequence ATGCCTGAGCATCATACCCGTCAGGTAACCACAGAAAAGCTTGAGGAGGCCATTAGAACCCTCAATGCAGGCCAAGCCAACCTTGATAACAAGGTGGAATCAATCCATTCCTTACTTGTGGCCAAGTTTGACTCGCTCGCCGAACGATTCACCGCCATGGCTATTCCCCAACATTATCCAGCGTCTTCCCCCGCACCTCCTCCGCATACGATCATTCACCGCCATCACATGAAGCTGGACGTGCCGCGGTTTGACGGTCACGACGCACTGGGttggattttcaaaatttctcaGTTTTTCGATTACCAGGGGATTTCGGATCAGGAGCGCCTCACGGTGGCGGCCTTCTATATGGACGGGCCGGCGCTGTCCTGGTACCAATGGATGGCACGCAATGGTTTCTTTCCCTCGTGCCCGGCGATGTTGCAGGCCCTCGAATCGCGATTTGTGCCGTCATACTATGACGATCCACAAGGGGCTCTGCTCAAGCTCCAACAAACGGGCACAGTGAGTGAATATCTCATCGATTTCGAGCACCTCGCGAATAGGACCATCGGTCTTCCTCCCTCCTACCTACTGAGTTGCTTCATCTCCGGTTTAACACCAGAGCTTTGCCGCGAAGTGCAAGCCCTTCGCCCCCTTTCTCTCCCTCAAGCCACGGAATTAGCACGTTTACAGGAAGATAAGCTTCTCGATCGCCGCCGTGGCCCGCGCGCGCCCCCTTACAACCCTAATTCGCTTCCTTCGAACAGAACACCACCTACAACCTCCAAGGTTCCCATTAAACGCCTCACGCCGGAGGAGATGGCAACCCGCCGCGAGCAGGGGCTTTGTTACCAGTGCGACGAGAAGTGGGCACACGGCCATAGATGCAAATCACGTCTCCACATTCTCATTGCCGATGAGGATCCAGAACCTTCCCCATGCTCGATATCACCCGCAGTCCCTTCCGATATCGAAATGGACCACACCCTCACCCCACACATCAGCCTCAACGCGATGGAGGGCACCCCAACACCGCAAACCTTTCGTGTTCTGGGTTCCCTGAAATGCCACCAAGTGGTCATACTCGTGGATGGGGGAAGTACACACAACTTCATCCAATCCAGAGTTGCCAAGTTTCTGGAACTGCCGTCAACCCCGACACCAGTGTTGCAGGTCATGGTGGGCAACGGCCACACCCTGGATTGCGATACCTTGTCGCGGCAAGTTCCGGTTTGGATTCAGGGGCACGAATTCACTCTCGACTTGCACCATTTACCTCTTTGCGGGGCGGACCTGGTATTGGGCGTACAGTGGCTAAAACTTCTCGGCCCAATAACCACGAATTACCAGACGTTAACCATGACTTTCTCCCACTTGGGCCAACCTATCACTCTTAATGCTGATGCACCCCCCACACCTTCATCAGCTTCAGCCCATCAATTAAAAAGACTCACCCAGACCCAGGGTATCTCAGccctcttccttctcaccaCCACATCACTTCAGTCTTCACCACCTTCTTCTTCGTCCCCTGCTCCCATATCACCCGTGATCACCTCGGTGCTTAACCGTTACTCCCACATCTTCGCGGAACCCACTCAACTCCCTCCACCCCGAAACATTCAACACCACATTCATCTCTTTCCCCAAGCTTCCCCCATCAACGTTAGGCCCTATAGGTATCCCCATTACCAGAAAACAGAGATTGAAAGGCAAATTTCGGCCATGCTCGAGGCAAATCTCATACAACCCAGCCACAGCCCATTTTCCTCCCCAATTCTTCTCGTCAAGAACAAAGATGGCTCATGGAGGTGTTGTGTGGACTATCGCGCCTTGAATGCTGTCACGGTCAAGGACCGTTTCCCCATGCCGACAATCGATGAACTTTTGGACGATCTGGGGCAGGCGTCGTGCTTCTCCAAGCTCGATTTGCGTTAG